A window of Mangifera indica cultivar Alphonso chromosome 11, CATAS_Mindica_2.1, whole genome shotgun sequence contains these coding sequences:
- the LOC123229193 gene encoding agamous-like MADS-box protein MADS9, whose product MGRGKIEIKRIENSSNRQVTYSKRRSGIIKKAKEISVLCDAQVSLIIFASSGKMHEYCSPSTTLVDILDKYHKQSGKKLWDAKHENLSNEIERIKKENDSMQIKLRHLKGEDVTSLNHKELMAVEEALENGLSGIREKKNEKIEGMRKRGKVLEEEHRYLQFVLRQQEIAKQQQEMAIESNVREIDSGYQRESSDHYTSQMPFAFRVQPIQPNLQERI is encoded by the exons ATGGGGAGAGGCAAGATTGAGATCAAGAGGATTGAAAACTCCAGCAACAGGCAGGTGACTTACTCCAAGAGAAGAAGTGGTATCATCAAGAAGGCTAAAGAGATCAGCGTTCTTTGTGATGCTCAAGTTTCTCTCATCATCTTTGCCAGTTCTGGGAAGATGCATGAATACTGTAGCCCTTCTACTAC TTTGGTTGATATTTTGGACAAATATCACAAGCAGTCTGGGAAGAAGCTGTGGGATGCTAAGCATgag AACCTCAGCAATGAAATTGAgagaatcaagaaagagaatGATAGCATGCAAATCAAGCTCAG GCACCTCAAAGGAGAAGATGTCACATCTTTGAACCACAAAGAGCTCATGGCGGTAGAGGAAGCCCTCGAAAATGGCCTCTCTGGTATTCGTGAGAAAAAG AACGAGAAGATTGAGGGAATGAGGAAACGG GGAAAAGTGTTGGAGGAAGAGCACAGATATCTCCAATTTGTTCTG AGGCAACAGGAGATTGCTAAGCAGCAGCAGGAGATGGCAATAGAGAGCAATGTGAGAGAGATTGATAGTGGGTATCAAAGAGAGAGCAGCGATCACTATACTTCACAGATGCCATTTGCCTTTCGGGTTCAGCCCATTCAGCCAAATCTCCAAGAAAGGATCTGA